The Microbispora sp. ZYX-F-249 region GCGCAAGGCGGCGCGCTCGAACACCGTCGGCAACCAGTGCGTCGAGGTGGCGTGTCTGCGTGACGGCGTCGCCGTGCGCGACTCGAAGGATCCCCAGGGACCGCGGCTGATGTTCACCCCCGGCGAGTGGCAGGCGTTCATCGAGGGGGTGAAGGGCGGGGAGTTCGACCTGTCCTGAGACCTTCGTTTCCGTACGGCCCGCCCCTCGTCGCGCACCTGCCGGCGCGGGGCGGGCCGTACGGCGTTCCGCGAGTGGTCCGGAGCGTTCCGGGTGCGGTCCGGTGCGGCGGACCGGTATGGCGGGCGTTTCACCGGGCAGGAGACC contains the following coding sequences:
- a CDS encoding DUF397 domain-containing protein, which encodes MRGLVPADDLACAVWRKAARSNTVGNQCVEVACLRDGVAVRDSKDPQGPRLMFTPGEWQAFIEGVKGGEFDLS